Proteins encoded in a region of the Deltaproteobacteria bacterium genome:
- a CDS encoding 4Fe-4S dicluster domain-containing protein — protein MKQLRIIPDKCTSCLQCELACSFVQTGTFQPSRSLIRVYVFDEQASYAPYTCFQCSEAWCMTACPVNAIAIDPATGAKVVMDNVCVGCAVCTIACPYGTVFYNPDTHKAVKCDLCGGDPACVKACPTDAIEYVEMEQPDWLASWAQRVDERFHTMQEGGHQ, from the coding sequence ATGAAACAACTGCGGATTATCCCCGACAAGTGCACGAGCTGTCTTCAGTGCGAGCTGGCTTGCTCTTTCGTACAGACTGGCACCTTCCAGCCGTCGCGCTCGCTCATCCGAGTCTATGTCTTCGACGAACAGGCCAGCTATGCGCCCTATACCTGCTTCCAATGCAGCGAAGCCTGGTGCATGACCGCTTGTCCGGTGAACGCTATCGCGATTGACCCCGCCACCGGCGCCAAAGTCGTCATGGACAATGTGTGCGTCGGCTGCGCGGTCTGTACCATCGCCTGCCCGTACGGCACGGTCTTCTACAACCCGGACACCCACAAAGCCGTCAAGTGCGATCTGTGCGGCGGCGATCCGGCCTGCGTCAAAGCATGTCCCACGGATGCCATCGAATACGTGGAGATGGAGCAACCCGATTGGCTCGCCTCGTGGGCGCAGCGAGTCGACGAACGGTTTCACACCATGCAGGAAGGAGGCCACCAATGA